One window of Triticum dicoccoides isolate Atlit2015 ecotype Zavitan chromosome 5A, WEW_v2.0, whole genome shotgun sequence genomic DNA carries:
- the LOC119296757 gene encoding cation/H(+) antiporter 28-like has translation MDCSMTSSVLSANYNTVLFEFGVILVTSKILYALLRNVYQPRVFSDLLLGIILAQFRVLSITNAINLVFGKIGGFIFAPYLFALGVEMDPFSLLDSPAADAVIAYAGIASTCVLVTLCHGAITSTSRTHTGIVHERSLRAFLGLAAALANTASPVLTRLATDLKIAKTNVGRLAVGAGITSDMVTTLLIALGSMVWRDSDADAAAPFAQPALTASVLAVVVMSAFMSRAMADWVDGRNPEGRRMRGFDLSLVALVAATLCWFISVLRLDINMAAFLVGLAFPSDGRVSRLLVSKINFVLSSFVLPLYVAHVCLSLRQTTDDIEVAGLKPDEGLRAYVMQLPFPWWKVFLATSMGTLGKLVGCTGVGLLRGLGWLEALALGMLLNVKGYFHIYCALAAFEAGIITDKSFMAIIFVVALNVAVTPMVGMGIASWARRSVQWRLMGLQHHDPSTELRLVAGLRGPQEVPTLAFLMESLRWGAGNGEIACYAVDMVQLTDQTASSIVKSGGLDGVTVVDEEVSEMRKLIGEALDAYRAECGGEGGKVKVRRLLALSSFPDMHSDMCICAEDAMAALILVPFHKTQCLDGTMDGGHFGFRLVNQKVLQLAPCSVGIIVDRGLGKQHRPDSTAQASVAVLFIGGADDREALTLASFMCKQRASVRLTALRVVQNATAQARAKARTSLFESKSKRHMPLAATTTGQEELQARADDKFFAEFYRKHVAGNKSVGYMEKHVADGAELVAVLRGMQGDYRLFVVGRGRDRNSVLTEGLEEWAECLELGPVGDILASSDFSTTASVLIVQQYDAKKHYKVIDEEFMPL, from the exons ATGGATTGCTCGATGACGAGCAGCGTGCTGTCGGCCAACTACAACACGGTGCTGTTCGAGTTCGGCGTCATCCTCGTCACCAGCAAGATCTTGTACGCCCTCCTCCGCAACGTCTACCAGCCCCGCGTCTTCTCCGACCTCCTC CTGGGCATCATCCTCGCGCAGTTCCGCGTCCTCTCCATCACCAACGCCATCAACCTGGTGTTCGGCAAGATCGGCGGCTTCATCTTCGCGCCCTACCTCTTCGCGCTCGGCGTCGAGATGGATCCCTTCTCGCTCCTCGACAGCCCCGCCGCCGACGCCGTCATCGCCTACGCCGGCATCGCCTCCACCTGCGTCCTCGTGACGCTCTGCCACGGCGCCATCACCTCCACCTCTCGTACCCACACGGGCATCGTCCACGAGCGCTCCCTCCGCGCCTTCCTCGGCCTCGCCGCCGCGCTCGCCAACACGGCCTCCCCTGTCCTCACCCGCCTCGCCACCGACCTCAAGATCGCCAAGACCAACGTCGGCCGCCTCGCCGTCGGCGCCGGCATCACCTCCGACATGGTCACCACCCTGCTCATCGCGCTCGGCAGCATGGTCTGGCGTGACAGtgacgccgacgccgccgcgcccTTCGCCCAGCCCGCGCTCACGGCGTCCGTCCTCGCGGTCGTCGTCATGTCCGCCTTCATGTCCCGGGCCATGGCCGACTGGGTGGACGGCCGCAACCCCGAGGGCCGGCGCATGCGCGGCTTCGACCTTTCCCTCGTAGCGCTCGTGGCCGCCACGCTCTGCTGGTTCATCTCCGTGCTCCGCCTCGACATCAACATGGCCGCCTTCCTCGTCGGCCTCGCCTTCCCCAGCGACGGCCGGGTGTCGCGGTTGCTCGTCAGCAAGATCAACTTCGTGCTCTCCTCCTTCGTGCTGCCGCTCTACGTCGCCCACGTCTGCCTCTCGCTCCGGCAGACCACCGACGACATCGAGGTCGCGGGCCTCAAGCCCGACGAGGGCCTCCGCGCCTACGTCATGCAGCTGCCCTTCCCATGGTGGAAGGTCTTCTTGGCCACCTCCATGGGCACGCTCGGCAAGctcgtcggctgcaccggcgtcggCCTGCTCCGGGGCCTCGGCTGGCTCGAGGCGCTCGCGCTCGGCATGCTGCTCAACGTCAAGGGCTACTTCCACATCTACTGTGCGCTAGCCGCCTTCGAGGCCGGCATCATCACCGACAAGTCCTTCATGGCCATCATCTTCGTGGTGGCGCTCAACGTTGCCGTCACGCCCATGGTGGGGATGGGGATCGCCTCCTGGGCACGCCGGAGCGTGCAGTGGCGCCTCATGGGCCTCCAACACCACGACCCCTCGACGGAGCTgcgcctcgtcgccggcctccGCGGTCCGCAGGAAGTGCCGACGCTCGCGTTCCTCATGGAGTCGCTCCGGTGGGGCGCCGGCAACGGCGAGATCGCGTGCTACGCCGTTGACATGGTGCAGCTGACGGACCAGACGGCTTCTTCAATCGTGAAAAGCGGCGGGTTGGACGGCGTGACGGTGGTGGACGAGGAGGTGTCGGAGATGCGGAAGCTCATCGGCGAGGCGCTAGACGCGTACCGGGCGGAGTGCGGTGGCGAGGGCGGCAAGGTGAAGGTGCGCCGGCTGCTGGCGCTGTCGTCGTTCCCGGACATGCACAGTGACATGTGCATCTGCGCCGAGGACGCCATGGCGGCGTTGATCCTAGTGCCGTTCCACAAGACACAGTGCCTGGACGGCACCATGGACGGCGGCCACTTCGGGTTCCGGCTGGTGAACCAAAAGGTGCTACAGCTGGCGCCATGCTCGGTGGGGATCATCGTGGACCGCGGCCTCGGCAAGCAGCATCGTCCAGACAGCACGGCGCAGGCGTCTGTGGCGGTGCTCTTCATCGGCGGCGCGGACGACCGGGAGGCGCTCACGCTGGCGTCCTTCATGTGCAAGCAGCGGGCCTCGGTGCGGCTCACGGCGCTACGGGTGGTGCAGAACGCGACGGCGCAGGCGCGGGCCAAGGCGCGCACGAGCCTCTTCGAGTCCAAGAGCAAGCGGCACATGCCTCTGGCGGCGACGACGACCGGGCAGGAGGAGCTGCAGGCGCGGGCGGACGACAAGTTCTTCGCCGAGTTCTACCGGAAGCACGTCGCCGGCAACAAGTCCGTCGGGTACATGGAGAAGCACGTGGCGGACGGGGCGGAGCTCGTGGCGGTGCTGCGGGGGATGCAGGGGGACTACCGGTTGTTCGTGGTGGGCCGAGGGAGGGACCGCAACTCGGTGCTCACCGAGGGGCTGGAGGAGTGGGCCGAGTGCCTGGAGCTCGGCCCCGTCGGCGACATCCTCGCCTCCTCGGACTTCTCAACGACGGCGTCCGTGCTCATCGTGCAGCAGTACGACGCCAAGAAGCACTACAAGGTGATCGATGAGGAGTTCATGCCCTTGTAA